A window of the Miscanthus floridulus cultivar M001 chromosome 14, ASM1932011v1, whole genome shotgun sequence genome harbors these coding sequences:
- the LOC136505494 gene encoding putative serine/threonine-protein kinase-like protein CCR3 produces the protein MWGVLGNAATVAQLAGFDAAGLIAKIRQAARTAQQNNKDCELLSRRVDILGELLPRLMRQDTEAVRALAGLDGALSEAHELVMSCQGRGRTYQFFTASRMADRFRDVEKKIDSYLSLIPAISYICITSRLDANHATSRSQSQLVLEESGAEGREFTLAEIAVATNNFAVLLSDDADSGTKVYKGKLHNGPEVAVKRLNRTRQGAEDAFFKEQHILSPLRNDHIVCLLGTCADDGERMLVTQYMPNGSLYDQLHGRRHQSSSPVTTSWKSRVEVLLGAARAVEHLHCHAVPLIIHGNVASSHVLLDAASAPRLSGFGASVWQAAGVASQAVEVAGARSCSGYADPEYCSTGHIKQASDVYGLGVVMLEVLTGQPPVVSVWDEAKQSVVPMSLASFALPSIQTGRLCDVLDRRPAPQPTTWQQLQPLQLVANMAVQCLCLRGDNRPAISDVVANLEQALRLI, from the exons ATGTGGGGCGTCCTGGGCAACGCGGCCACCGTTGCGCAGCTGGCCGGGTTCGACGCCGCCGGGCTCATCGCCAAGATCCGGCAGGCGGCGAGGACGGCTCAGCAGAAcaacaaggactgtgagctcctatCGCGCCGCGTCGACATCCTCGGCGAGCTGCTCCCACGTCTGATGCGGCAGGACACGGAGGCCGTGCGGGCGCTGGCCGGGCTGGACGGCGCGCTGTCGGAGGCGCACGAGCTCGTCATGTCCTGCCAGGGGAGGGGCCGGACGTACCAGTTCTTCACGGCCTCCAGGATGGCCGACAGGTTCAGGGACGTCGAGAAGAAGATCGACTCCTACCTCTCGCTCATCCCAGCAATCAGCTACATCTGCATAACCAGCCGTCTCGATGCAAATCACGCCACCTCCCGTTCCCAATCCCAGCTGGTACTG GAGGAGTCGggagctgagggtcgggagttcacGCTAGCGGAGATCGCGGTGGCCACCAACAACTTCGCCGTCCTGCTCAGCGACGACGCCGACTCTGGAACCAAGGTGTACAAGGGCAAGCTCCACAACGGGCCTGAGGTGGCCGTCAAGCGCCTCAACCGCACGCGGCAAGGCGCGGAGGATGCCTTCTTCAAGGAGCAGCACATCCTCTCGCCACTCCGCAACGACCACATCGTCTGCCTCCTGGGCACCTGCGCCGACGACGGCGAGCGCATGCTGGTCACCCAGTACATGCCCAACGGCTCGCTCTACGACCAACTGCATGGCCGCAGGCACCAGTCGTCGTCGCCGGTGACGACGTCCTGGAAGTCGCGCGTCGAGGTGCTGCTGGGCGCGGCGCGCGCTGTCGAGCACCTTCACTGCCACGCCGTGCCGCTCATCATCCACGGCAACGTTGCCTCCTCCCACGTGCTCCTGGACGCCGCCAGTGCGCCGCGCCTGTCTGGCTTTGGCGCGTCGGTGTGGCAGGCGGCGGGCGTCGCGTCACAGGCCGTGGAGGTCGCCGGCGCCAGGTCGTGCAGCGGGTACGCAGACCCGGAGTACTGCAGCACGGGCCACATCAAGCAGGCCAGCGATGTTTACGGCCTCGGTGTGGTGATGCTTGAGGTCCTAACGGGGCAGCCACCGGTGGTGAGTGTCTGGGACGAGGCGAAGCAGAGCGTGGTGCCCATGTCCTTGGCGTCGTTCGCGCTGCCGAGCATCCAGACCGGTAGGCTCTGTGACGTGCTCGACAGGCGCCCGGCGCCGCAGCCGACGACATGGCAGCAACTCCAGCCGCTGCAGCTGGTGGCTAACATGGCGGTGCAATGTCTCTGTCTCCGCGGGGATAACCGCCCCGCCATATCAGATGTCGTCGCCAACCTCGAGCAGGCGCTCCGCCTCATATGA